The segment CTAACCCTTAAAAATTGTCCAGAGTTAAATTCATTTTGAGCGCCCGGAGCGGCGATGGTAAGTTCGTTTTCCACAGAGATAAGTCCTAAAACTGTAATATCTTTTGCTTGAGATTCAATATTATGAGAAATCTCTACTATATTCCACTCTATAGGTGTTCCGTTGTACCCAGTACTATTTGGATAATCCCACACCACAGGTTGAGTCCAGGTAGCTCGGGTAGTCCAATCTCCATCAGCCGCTGAAGTGTAAGGTAACGGAGCAGTATTCTCCTGCAACGTTTCCATATTCCTAAGCTTACCATTAACAGAATTACCAGCTAAATCTAGTGTATATCCTCCATTGAGTATATTGTTAGCTAATAATTGGTAATAGCCAGACAAGCTTGAATAGGGCAAGCCAGGTGCAGGCATAGGTATTTTAACCCCTATGTTCGCACCAGTTTGAAGCCTCTGATTCATTAAAAATCGAATTTGCTCCTGCTCGATTTTACCATTCCAAATCCGTACTTCTTCAATCCATCCAGAAAAGAAATTCTCAGGATTAGGTGCATTCCATCTTGCTCCAATGAATGCTCTTGTTGTACCAGCTTTGGAAATGTTTTTATCAGTATATATTCCATCTACATAAAGTTTTCCGTCAGAATCCACAGCTATATGATACCATCGACTATTAGGTATTACCAAGCCAGAAAGATCTGCCATATTTATTTCTAATTGAAGAGTACTAATAATTGTACTGGTAGCAGCTTCTGGCCGTATCCAGGCTTCAATGCTGTAGTCTCCGGTATATTCCTCGCCTAAATCCACAAAGTCATCTACTCCATCAAAATCTAACTTAGAACAATCTTGAATAGTTACCTTAATGGGAGTACTGGCCGGAGGACAGGTTTGATTTTCTATTAAATTTCCATCTTCTCCTTTGGTTGTGGGAGTAAGTTTCCAGTTAAGGCTAAACTCTCCCTGATAATTAGGAGTAAAAACGGCATTAGGATCATTCACTGCTGGGGTGAAATGTGAAGCAGAATAAGAATACCCATTTGGCCCAGTAACTTCCCATTTTCCTGTATAACCATCAGGAGTGGTATATCCTGGAGTGTTAAATTCTGCCATAGCACCTTTGGTACCGCTAACAACAGTTGCTGTTAACTTTGTACTACTATTTCCACAACTGCCACCAGTTGCAGTTGCGGTTGCGGTGTAAGTGTCGAATACAAAGGCTTTAACCCGTTCAAAATTTTCAATACTTTGGCAAGCTTGTCCTTCAGAATTTAATTGAAGAGTCGTTCTTACCTCAAAAGTGTTCCATCCTATAATTTTTGGTTGCCATTGTTCTGAAGTACTTGTTCCAATGGTTATTGGAGCTGCAGGATCAGTGTAATCTCTCCAAACCATTCCAACACCGTTGGGGCCATCAGGTAAATCCATATTGTCTATAGCCCAAACATCACCAACTCTGGTTCCAATAAAATGGAACCGTATTCTCAAATTCCCTTCCCCTAAATAGTTTTCTAAATTAAGGCTGATTTGGTTGTCTGAATCTCCTGCACTGAATCCATTAAAGTAGCCACTGCTTTCTGGCCCTGCTTTGTAATATAGGGGAGGAGTTTGATAGGTTGCTCCACCGTCAGTAGAAATATCCACACTTATTGATGCTCCGGAAGTTAAATTATAAGCCTGATCAAAAGTTAGCTTTCCAGTTTCCATTGCAAAAGTATTAAAAACAGGTGTTTCTAAAGTAGCAGCATTGGCACCAGATATAATTGCAAAACCTTTGTTGCCTTGATTTGATGGATTGGAATCCCAGGTAACATCGGGAGGATTATTTGTAGGATTATTTACATTTGCTGTTGAAAACTCATGTGGATTTACCCGAAGCCAAATTGCAGGTCGGGTGTTATTTGCTCCTGAGTTAAAGCCCAGATCAGTGTTGTTTCCATCTCTTTTAACTCTCCATCCATGATTTGTAATAGAGGAGTTATCAAATTCTCCTCCTCCAATATCACCTCCACTTGCATATCCTGTACTTGAGCTGAGGGTAACATTAGCACCATAACATACCACTCCAGGAGTTATAGTCACGGGTGCAGGCTCAATATCTGAGGGTACTATACTTAATATAGCTCGTGGTGATAAAACATTCGGTGTACAAGCTCCACTTTCAATTTCAACCTGGAATGAAATAGTTTCATTCAGACCTAAAGCAAAAATTTGATCTCTGGATAAGGTTGATCCAGTAAAATTGCTGC is part of the Antarcticibacterium sp. 1MA-6-2 genome and harbors:
- a CDS encoding LamG domain-containing protein, with translation MEVLRGQIFLQAHYQLGLIGKYENGSFTIAGIPTVAGTFNYTITTTGPCQNASVTGSITVDPLLVGGTLSFGSVGRIFMICENPSKESLTPLTLSGITGHIKVWKYRKSSSTSWTPIQQNGSNFTGSTLSRDQIFALGLNETISFQVEIESGACTPNVLSPRAILSIVPSDIEPAPVTITPGVVCYGANVTLSSSTGYASGGDIGGGEFDNSSITNHGWRVKRDGNNTDLGFNSGANNTRPAIWLRVNPHEFSTANVNNPTNNPPDVTWDSNPSNQGNKGFAIISGANAATLETPVFNTFAMETGKLTFDQAYNLTSGASISVDISTDGGATYQTPPLYYKAGPESSGYFNGFSAGDSDNQISLNLENYLGEGNLRIRFHFIGTRVGDVWAIDNMDLPDGPNGVGMVWRDYTDPAAPITIGTSTSEQWQPKIIGWNTFEVRTTLQLNSEGQACQSIENFERVKAFVFDTYTATATATGGSCGNSSTKLTATVVSGTKGAMAEFNTPGYTTPDGYTGKWEVTGPNGYSYSASHFTPAVNDPNAVFTPNYQGEFSLNWKLTPTTKGEDGNLIENQTCPPASTPIKVTIQDCSKLDFDGVDDFVDLGEEYTGDYSIEAWIRPEAATSTIISTLQLEINMADLSGLVIPNSRWYHIAVDSDGKLYVDGIYTDKNISKAGTTRAFIGARWNAPNPENFFSGWIEEVRIWNGKIEQEQIRFLMNQRLQTGANIGVKIPMPAPGLPYSSLSGYYQLLANNILNGGYTLDLAGNSVNGKLRNMETLQENTAPLPYTSAADGDWTTRATWTQPVVWDYPNSTGYNGTPIEWNIVEISHNIESQAKDITVLGLISVENELTIAAPGAQNEFNSGQFLRVSHYLKLDGGIDLVGESQLLQDLESIVDLQSSGWLERDQQGTANSYNYNYWSSPVSSKAGNIPYTIKGAMKDGTNSAIGAFADLQFGTPYAHADGAAANPRKVSSYWLNLFHGNENVYAEWIKITEDTGIPVGEGYTMKGTAGNAAISDRQNYTFRGIPNNGTIHLSIAAEHSYLIGNPYPSAIDANEFIKDNLEDVAQGKNDGNSFNGSLYFWSHFAGGDTHILKEYIGGYAVYNLAGGVKAIANDYRINYEAGGSGGEVPERFIPSWTILFYKFYICW